The Nitrospira sp. sequence AGGCCGATGAAGCGGCCTGGAACAAAGCCACGCAAGCAGCCAAGGCCGGCTGTCCAATTTCTCGGCTGCTCAATACAACCATCACGATGGATGCCAAGTTGGAACGTTGAGCATCGTGACCGCCCGCTCTGATTCCGATGTGTTGGCGTTCCTGTTCGACCTCGATGGAACGCTGGTGGACAGTGTGTATCAGCACGTGTTGGCCTGGAGAGAAGCCACACAGGCAGTCGGGATCGAATTACCCGTATGGCGCATCCATCGCCAGATCGGGATGAGCGGCGGGCTGATGCTCCATGCCTTGCTCCGTGAAACCGGCCGGCCTGTCTCACAAGAGGACGCGCAGCAGATCCAGCTGGTTCACCGGGAAGCTTTTGCCAGGCAAGCCGCGTCCCTTCGTGTCTTGCCCGGAACGCATGATCTCCTCGCAACGCTGACCCGCCATCGAGTTCCGCATGCCATAGCCACGAGCGGCCGCCTCGAGAACGCTCGCCACGCCCTTCGCCTCCTGAATCTTTCCGATGATGTGCCGGTGATCACGAGAGACGATGTCCGGTTCGCGAAACCCGATCCCGATCTTTTTCTTACGGCAGGGGAGCGGCTGCATGTACCGATGAGTCGGTGTATCATTGTGGGTGACAGCGTCTGGGATTTATTGGCCGCGCGACGCGCGTCTGCGTTGTCGGTGGGCCTTCTGTCGGGAGGATATGGCGAAGATGAGCTGGAGCGGGCTGGTGCGTACCGCGTGTATCAGGACCCAGCCGATCTCCTCAAGCATCTCGATGAGATCGGTCTCCGGTTGGCATCTGAGAAGCTATAAGCGTATAACGATCCGGCAGAGCCGTTGGAACCTGGACGGACAGCGGAGCCATCCTTGATGGGCAAGGAAGCGCGGGGTGACAACGAGACATCGCATCACGCACCGACTTCTTCATCGTTGACACGGCGTCAGCTGCTGGTCGGTGGCGCGTCGTTCCTGGCGATCAACGCGTCGTCGTCGCTATCCGGCGCCCAAGCTGACGAGCGAAGTGAAGCGATCGATCCCATGCGCGTGCCGGGAGTCGTACCTCGCCCCTATGGGGAGCGTTCGCCTTTCGAAAGACAGACACGATCGATCACCGCTACCTCATCGACCACTCCGCTCCAAGACTTGCAAGGAATCATCACCCCTTCCTCCCTCCACTTTGAACGGCACCATAACGGTGTACCCGCGATCGACCCGGCCCGCCATCGTTTGCTGATACATGGTCTGGTGGATCGTCCCATGATCTTCACCATGGAGGAGTTCATGCGCTTCCCGTCCGCGTCGCGCATAGCCTTCGTGGAATGTTCGGGAAACAGTCGGGACGGGTGGGACGAGGCGCAAGATGCAACCGCGCAGGCCCTGCATGGTCTCACCAGCACCAGCGAATGGACCGGTGTCAAACTCGTTACATTGCTGGAAGCGGCGCGCGCGCAGCCGGAAGCAACTTGGATGTTGGCTGAGGGGGGCGATGCGGCTGCATTGGCGCGCAGTGTGCCGCTCACAGACGATGTCCTGAACGAAGCGATTGTCTGCTATGGCCAGAACGGCGAAGCCTTGAGGCCGGAACAGGGATATCCCCTGCGGTTGCTCTTGCCCGGCTTCGAGGGCAACATTAACGTGAAATGGCTAAGACGATTGAAGCTGGCAACGGCCCCATTCATGACGAGATGGGAGACGGCGAAATACACGGATCTGATGCCGGATGGGAAAGCCTATCAATTCACCCTCTTTATGGACGCGAAGTCCGTGATCACGAAACCTTCCGGACAGCAACAACTTCACCCGGGCTTCCACGAAATCCAGGGACTGGCCTGGAGCGGGCGAGGATGCATCACGACAGTCGAGGTCAGTGTTGACGCAGGTAGGACCTGGCGAGCGGCACGACTACAAGAACCGGTGTTACCCAAGTGTCATACCCGCTTTCGTCTGCCATGGAGATGGGACGGTCAAGAGACCATTATTCAGAGTCGCTGTACCGACGACACGGGATATCATCAGCCCACCCGCGAATCGCTCATCAAGGTCCGTGGAATCCAGTCGAGCTACCATTACAACGGAATTCAGAGCTGGAAGGTCGAACGGAGCGGGGCAGTGAAGAACGTCTATGCATAAATCTCTGCCGGTCTTTTCTGCCGTCTTCATGGGTTTCGCGTTCTTAATCACACCGGCGGTCTGGTCGGCTGACCAAGAAGAGGCGCCGCTTGGATTGGGTCGCTCCGCGACGGACAAGGACATCCAGCCATGGAATATCGATATTTCGCCGGACGGACAAGGCTTGCCCCCGGGACAGGGCTCAGTCAAACAGGGAGCGCAGATCTATGCGATGAAATGCGCCGGTTGCCACGGTCCGACGGGAAGAGAGGGACCACATGATACGTTGGTCGGTGGCCACGGAAGTTTGCAGACCGCCAAGCCCCGCAAGACCATCGGCAGCTATTGGCCCTATGCGACAACGGTCTACGACTATCTCCGTCGTGCGATGCCGTTCACCGCGCCGCAATCACTGACTCCTGATGAACTCTATGCGCTCGTCGCCTGGCTCCTGCACCAAAACGGGATTGTCGGTGAGGATTCGATCCTCGACGCCCGCAATCTTCCAAGAATCGACATGCCGAACCGAAACGGGTTCATTCCCGATCCTAGCCGGATGTGCCCTAAATCAGGCCAGACTCGTTGACGCACATGTATCTGCACATGCAATGTGTCAAAAGACTCAGACGTCGATGGCTCGTCAGTATGGCGAGGCTCCCCATGATGTATCCGTGTGTTTCCATGACAGCGGCGGTCACGGCCGATTCCACTGGATCTTAACAGTGTCATCCATGCCACGACTCAAGAACAAAGTCGCCATCGTCACGGGGAGTAGCAGCGGAATTGGAAAGGCGATTGCCCTGCGGTTCGGTCAGGAGGGAGCAAAGGTGGTCGTCGCCGCAAGACGGTTCTCATTGTGTGAGCAGACCGTTTCGCACATCCGGAAGCAGGGTGGGGAAGCATGGCCGATCCAGACTGATGTGGCCGATGAGCAACAGGTCGAGCGATTGATGGCCGACACGGTGACCCGTTACGGCCGGATCGATATTCTCGTCAACAATGCCGGTATCGGAGGGGGGAGTCGCTTAGCTGAGACGAGTACCCAGGCATTCGATATGGTCATGAACGTCAACCTACGAGGCACATTTTTTTGCTGTCGAGCGGGCTTCCGCCACATGAAGCAGCAGGGCGGCGGTGTCATTATCAACATGTCGAGTGTGGCCGGAGTGCAAGCGTGGGAAGGCACGGGGACCTACAGCGCTTCAAAACATGGGATCATGGCGCTCACCAAATCATTGGCCGACGAAGGTCGTGCCCACCACATCAAAGTCAGCGCCATCTGTCCCGGGGCCGTGGCGGACGAGTTGGTGAACGCGTCTCCTGAGGACATCGAGTGCAGCGAAAAGATCGATCCATTCGACGTCGCGGAAGCGGCGGTCTATCTCTCAACGCTCGGCAAATATGCAGTGATTCACCAGATTATCATCGATCGGTGGGGAGCTGAATGGTAATGCGCCTGGTTCAGTGGCGGTAGCTGTGGGCCCACGCTTGCGCGATGAGCCCGTCAAGAGAGCGGTAGGTACGAATCGTATTCGTCAGGCCGTTACAAATATACTTTCTTAGCGTCATCTTTTCGTCGGCGGAGATTCGTTCCGATACGAGTGCGTTCACTCTCGTAGCCGACAGCGGTGAAATAGAGGGCACGATCGAAGAATTGATTGAGGAGATGCATCAGTTCCAGCTCTCCATGTAGTTCCATGGCGCTTTCGGACAACCCTTCCCGCTGGACAAAGGCGCACATGTGCTCCTTGGTGGCGGTGATGGCCCAGAGAAAGTGGCTGTAGGCCACGCCTTGTCCCGCACGCCGCGCGCCCAGCTCCGTATAGCGCCGTTCGATTTCGGCCTCGGTCATGTCCATCAACCAGTTGTTCAGGTTCTGATAGATTTCACGAGTCCGGGCTCGGAGTTCGTCCGGCGGGACTTTGTGGAGATCGCTGCAGCGAGGAGAGTTCCAGACCTTTTCACTGAGCTCACGGGAAAGCTGTTCAGAGTTCTTCTCGATGAGCCGCACCAACCGGCCAGCCATCATAGCGCACCTCCATACATACAAAAGGTTATGTAACGGAATGCATGCTCCCCATAGTGGGCAAACGTTACCCGATTGGTGGCCTTAACGTCAATGACACGTTTGTCGGGGCGGCGGTGCCGGAAGTGCCATATCACCATTGAAACTCAGCGCTGAGGGAAGCGCCGGCTTCGGTTTCAATGAGTAGGCCGACACAGATGCAAAAGGCTCCGTTCCGCATATTGAGAGGGATGCACCCGTCACCTTGAACTTGCTCCATCCATTTGTTATTCTTCGCCGACTCTTCGTCGTCAACGTATCCATTTCATATCACATACGATTCTAAGGAGCATACACATGGCCGGCATCAAGCGGGCGCTGATCAGCGTTTCGGATAAGACCGGAGTCATCGACCTGGCCAAGGCACTTGAAGCGCTTGGCGCGGAGATTTTGTCCACCGGGGGTACGGCGAAAGCGCTGCGCGACGCCGGAGTCAAGGTGACGGATGTCGCCGCCTATACCGGTTCTCCAGAAATTCTTGATGGCCGGGTCAAGACATTACATCCAAAGATTCATGGAGGCTTGCTGGGCCGGCGCTCGCTCCCGGCGCATATCGAGCAGATGACCCAACATGGAATCGGCCCCATCGATGTCGTCGTCGTGAATCTCTACCCCTTTGAAGCAACGATTGCCAAACCTGATTGCCGCTTCGAGGATGCCATCGAAAACATCGACATCGGCGGACCTTCGATGTTGCGATCCGCGGCCAAGAACCATGAGGATGTGCTGGTGGTCGTCGATCCGTCGGATTATTCGCGAGTGTTGGATGCCGTAAAAGGGAATATGGTTACACAGGCGCTTCGCCAAGAGCTGGCGATGAAGGTCTTTCAACACACGGCGCGTTATGACGGACTGATCGCCGGATATTTGGAGAAACAGGTCCGGAGCGGAGAGGTCAAGTTCCCGAAAGTGTTGTCGCTGCAGTTCGAATTGGCGGAGACGCTGCGTTACGGAGAGAACCCTCACCAGCAAGGCGCCTTCTACCGTGAGTTGACGGGCAAAGAACCATCGGTCTCGCGAGGCGAGATTCTGCATGGGAAAGCGATGTCCTACAATAACTTTCTCGACGCCAACTCCGCGCTCGAGTTGGTCAAGGAGTATGACGAGACGGCCGTTGCCATCATCAAGCACAACAATCCGTGCGGCGCGGCGCTCGGGACAACGCCGGTGGAAGCCTACGTCAAGGCGAGGGAAACCGATCCGGTATCGGCCTTCGGCGGTGTGATTGCGTTCAACCGGCAGGTCGATCTGGCGGCGGCAAAGGAAATTACCTCCACGTTTGTTGAGGTCGTCATTGCCCCCGGGTTTGCCGAAGATGCGTTGGCTGAACTCAAGCGAAAAAAGGACCTACGCCTGTTGGACGTGGGATCCTTGACGAAGGTGAAACAGGAAGGGTTCGACCTGAAGAAGCTTGTCGGAGGACTGATCGTGCAAGATCGCGACCTCGGTGTCCTGACCGACCTTCGCGCGCTAGCCGTGCCGACGATTCGGAAACCCACGGATGAAGAATATGCCGCCTGTGCGTTTGCCTGGAAGGTCTGCAAACACGTCAAGTCCAACGCCATCATCTATGCCAAGCCGGGCCAGACCGTTGGAATCGGAGCGGGACAGATGAGCCGGGTGGATTCCGTGAAGCTGGCGGCGATGAAAGCGCAAATGCCGGTGAAGGGGTGTGTCATGGCCTCGGACGCATTCTTTCCGTTCCGTGACGGTCTTGACGCCGCTGCAGAAGTCGGCATTACGGCCGTGATTCAACCCGGCGGGTCAATCAGAGACGCCGAAGTGGTGAAGGCTGCCGATGAGCATGGAATGGCGATGATTCTGACGGGGATGCGCCATTTCCGCCATTGATCGGATGCTGAAACAGGTCTCTCGCGGCGTTCTCGGTCGTTCGTCCACCTCACCGTACACGAAACGTACGCCTCGGTGTCCGAGCTTCCTGCAGCCTTGCGACAGACCCTTTTGATCTGCCGCAAACAGTAGTCGAAGATCCAGATCCTTTGCAGATAACCCACGGAATTGTCGGCTTGTCATAATTCCACATGAAGATTCTTGTAGTCGGCAGCGGAGGGCGCGAGCACGCGATCGTATGGAAGCTTGCGCAGAGTCCGCGAAAGCCTATCCTCTATTGCGCCCCAGGCAACGCGGGTATTGCCTCATTAGCGACCTGCGTTCCCCTTAAGTCGGATGACATTGCCGGACTGAAAGACTTCGCACTTCACGAGCACATCGATCTGACGGTGGTCGGACCTGAAGTGCCGCTTGCGCTGGGCATGACCGACACCTTCCGCAAAGCCAAGCTCAGGATTTTCGGGCCGACCAGGAACGCGGCGCGCTTGGAGGCCAGCAAGATCTTTTCCAAAGATGTCATGGCGCAAGCCAAGATCCGAACGGCACGGGCCAAGAGTTTTGAGAAGGTCGCAGACGCGATGGCTTATGTCGACCAGCACGAATTGCCGGTCGTGATCAAGGCAGACGGGTTGGCTCAAGGGAAAGGGGTCATCATCGCGACGACCCACGAACAGGCTCGGCATGCGATCGTGGATTCGATGGAAAAGGCCGTCTTCGGCCAAGCCGGGAAGAACGTGCTGATCGAACAGTTTCTCGACGGGGAAGAACTGACGATCATGGCGTTTACGGACGGCAAGACGGTGGTGCCGATGCCGCCTGCGCAGGATCATAAGCGGGTCGGTGATGGCGATACCGGCTTGAACACCGGTGGTATGGGCGCATACTGCCCTGCGCCGCTTGGAACTGCCGAACTTCAAGATCGTGTTACTCGCGAAGTCTTGCAGCCGATGGTGGATGCCATGGCGCGTCTCGGTTCACCATTCCAGGGGGTTCTCTATGCGGGACTCATGGTGGTCAAGGGAACACCGTACGTGCTGGAATTCAATGCTCGTATGGGCGATCCGGAAACACAGGTGGTGCTGCCCCTGCTTAAAACGGATCTCCTCGAGGTCATCGAGGCTGTGGTCGAACATCGTCTTGACCAGCTCACGGTTGATTGGCATCCGGATGCGGCTGTCTGTGTCGTGATGGCGGCCGGAGGATATCCCGGCTCTTACCGACAAGGCACCCCAATCAGCGGCCTATCGTCGGCGGCTTCTTCGGAAAACTCTATGGTTTTTCATGCGGGAACAGCTCGACAAGAAAACGACATCGTAGCGACTGGAGGCCGTGTGCTCGGCGTTCTCGGTCGGGGATTGACCTTATCCGAAGCGCAACGCAATGCCTATCGAGTCGTCGGAACGATCTCCTTCGAAGGATGCCACTTTCGCACGGACATCGCGTACCGTGCGCTCAAGGCCTAGAACGGGTACCGTCAGCCATCTCAGCGAACCAGGATACTAAATAGGTCGATCGCACTTGAAGGCGCGTCCGTGTTACCGGTGTTGTGCAATCTCAAGAGCGAAGTGTAGATCCAAACAGCCTGAGCCGATCTTCTTCGATGAGAATTCAGCCTGATCTGCTAGAATGCCTTCACTCGACAGCCATCGGAGAACATGTTAGAGACAAGGCAGGAATTTCGTGAATCCGTCATGCGTGTCGACGACTTCCAATAAACAATGAAAAGGGGAACTGAGAATATGGTGATAAGCAGTCATCCGATGAAGGTCCTCGGCACGGTCTGCGGTCTCGGCCTGATGCTGAGCCTGGTGGGATGCGACTATTGGCCCCCGGCGTTGCAGGCCCAGATCGAACAGTTGCGCTCTGAAATACAAACGCTCACGATGGAGAAAACGCAGCTTCAGGCGCAGGTCTCCGACTTTTCGAAAACCAGGCAGGAACTCCAGGGGCAGGTGGACGAACTAAGCCGGATGAATCGAGAGAAAATGTCCATGATCACCGGTCTGCAAAACCAGTTGGACGCAACGCGTGCGAGAGCATTGAAGGCGATGTCTCCTAAAACACCGACTCACAAGGCGACGGCAAAATCCACTGCGAAGCCGGCCGCCAAATCGGCAACCAAAACCACTCCAAAAACGACGGTCACCAAGAAACCAGCCTCGAAAACTGCCGGGGTCCGATAGCCCGCTCGCCGAACGCCTTACGAAGAGGAGGAGGGTGTCGTGCCTGAGGCACTTGTCGATGAACCGGTTGATGCCGGTGCCGGCGCCGCTGCAGGGGCGGGAGATGCGGCGGTCGAGGGAGTCGCCGCTGCAGATTCCTTCTTCTCTCCCGTGCTCGTTCCACCGGTTTCCCCACCGGCGCTCGATGGGGGCTTGAGTTTATCCGAATAGTCGGTGACGTACCACCCACTCCCCTTAAACATGATCCCGGACGAAGAAATGAGTCGTCTGATCGCTTTTCCACACCGTTCACATGTCGAGAGCGGATCGTCCTTGATGCTTTGTTTCACTTCAAAGCGATACGAGCAGCTGTCACACTGATATTCATAGATCGGCACTTGTTCCCCCTAACTCTTTCCCATTCTTGGGACGAGCCGGCGCGGCTCACACGAGCTTGGCAAACGCCTGTCCGAGGCGTTCCAGCCCTCTGGTAATATTCGTCATACTGGTGGCATAGGAAAGCCGGAGATGCTCTTGGCTTCCAAACGGTTCGCCCGGCACAACCGCAATGCGGGCTTCGTTCAACAGGAAATGGGCCACGTCATTCGGTGTCTTCAGCATACCCGAGGGGCTCCGTTTTCCCAACAAGCCCTTGATATTGGGAAACGCGTAGAATGCTCCGCGTGGCATCCGGCAGGCTACGCCGGGGATCTTGTTTAGTCCGTCGACGATTGTGTTCCGGCGATGGGAAAATTCTTCCACCATCTTCACCGTGAACGGCTCCCCAAGGCGCAAAGCGGCGACTGCGGCTTTCTGTGAAATGGAGCAAGGATTGGACGTGCTCTGACTTTGAATATTGGCCATCGCAGTAATCAGGTCCTTCGGGCCGGCCGCGTAACCGATCCTCCACCCCGTCATGGCGTAGGCTTTTGAGACTCCGTTGATGATGACTGTTCGTGCCGCAATCTCCGGCCCGAGCGAAGCGATGCTGATGTGCGTGGTCCCATCGTAGAGAATCTTTTCATAAATCTCGTCGGAGATCACGATCAGATCATGCCGGACCGCCACCGAGGCGATCAGCTCGAGCGTCGCTCGATCATAGGTCGCTCCGGTCGGGTTGCACGGGCTGTTGACGATGATGGCCTTGGTTCGTGGAGTAATGAGTCGTTCCAACTCGGCAGCATGGACTGCGTAACCGTCTTCCTCCTTTGTCGAGAGCAGGATCGGGGTTGCGTCGTTCAAGAGCGCTTGATCCAAATAGGAAACCCAATAGGGGATCGGAATGATGATTTCGTCACCGGCCTCGAGTAAGGCTTCGGCCAGATTGTACAGCGAGTGCTTCGCACCACAGGAGACCAGGATTTGAGATTTCTCATACCGAAGCCCGAGTTCAACCTGAAGCTTGTCGACAATCGCTCCACGCAGCTCATCGATCCCTGACGCAGGCGTGTATTTGGTAAATCCCGCGCGAATGGCCGCTTCCGCCGCAGCCTTGACCGGTTCCGGTGTGTCGAAATCCGGCTCTCCAGCGGAAAAGTCGACGACATCCAGTCCCTGTGCGGCCATGGCCTTGGCGGTTGCAGCCATGGCGAGCGTCGGGGAGGGCGCGATGCGGCTGACACGAGCGGCGAGTTTCATGACTTCAGACTCCGGATACGATCTTGTAATCGGCGAGCCACTTCTGGGTGGAGAAACTCGGTCAAATTTCCACCGTGGTGCGCCACATCCTTGATGATCGTCGAAGACAGATACGAATATTCCTCGCTGGGCATCAAGAACACCGTCTCCACGTTCTTGGCAAGTTTTCGGTTGACCAGAGCCATCTGAAACTCGTGTTCAAAGTCTGAAATAGCGCGCAACCCACGGATAATGGCGTGCGCACCTGACCGCTCGACATAATCGACCAGCAATCCCTCGAATGCTGTGACATCGACTTGATGAAACTCTTTCATGACCAGTGTCACCATATCAAGACGCTCCGGCAAATTGAAGAGCGGATGTTTGGAGGGATTCGGCGCTACGGCCACGACCACTTTGTCGAACACACGAAGGCTACGGGTAATGATATCGGTATGACCATGAGTGATGGGATCAAATGTGCCGGGGTATATGCCGATTTTCATGGCTGTTGTGTACGAGGACAGGAATAGAGCGATATAGTGGTGTCACCGTAACGGTATTGCCGCAACAACTGAGTGTGCCCTAATGACATGGGGAATGTGGTCTTTGCGGCATGCTCGATGACCAGCCAAGCGTCAGCGGCGAACAGGTGATCGGTCCTTGGCTCCTGGAATAACGAGAGAAGTTCGTGTGACTGGGCGTAGGGTGGGTCGGCAAAGACGATATCATAAGGACCATTCCACTGATCGGGGCGGCTGAGAAACTGTTCGACCTTTTGGGCCTTAACCTCTAATTGCTGACCGATATGACAGAGCTTTACATTCTGCTGCAGAAGTTTCAAGACCTCCCTGTTCCATTCGACGGAGGTCACATGTTCAGCTCCGCGGCTGATGGCTTCGATCCCGACGGCCCCTGTCCCGGCGTACAGGTCTAAAAACCGACAATTCGTCAGCCGATTACCGAGAATCGAAAACAGAGCTTCTCGAACCCGGTCGGAGGTTGGCCGAAGAGCGAGTTCTCGCGGCCCATGGAGTCGCCGGCCTCGGTGGGTACCTGCGATGACACGCATACGAGACAGCATCGTCGTGCAAGGCCAGACTCTAACATAGCGTTTTTGCTATGGTCAAGAAATGCAACTGCGAGGGGAAGCACGTAGGCACGTGAGGAGGGGAGAGGAGATGAACCGCGAGCGACCTAGTAAAAGATCTTCAGTTCTTTTTTGACCGTCCTCCCGGAGAAGACTATAATGTGATCGTCGGTCTCGCACTCGAATGGAGCGCGCATGATCACCAGACAGTCCCGACGTAACCCTGACGGGCTCGGTTTCCGAGCCCGATCCATTGAAACTCACCGAGTGGCAACTGTCTGGGATTCTTTGGCAGCAAGGCTCTTTCTGCGGTTGTTGGAGATGGTGCGGTCGATAATCGCGCCACAATTGATGCATTTCCATGCGTAGAAGACGAGAAAGAAATCCGAGAAGCGCTCCAACATCATCATTCCCTTACACTTCGGACATTCCATTGCTCCCTCCCAGGGTGGCTACGTTCACAGCTGTTGGCGAAGGAAAGCAAGAGCTGCACCAATTTGTCATATGTCAGTATTTCAATAAGTTATGAATTACGTATTTGCCTTAGGCGGGTAATTCTTTCGTATTTGCTAGTACAAAAGAGTCCGGCCCGTCAATTTTTTGTCACCTGATGGGAATCATGGCGCCTAAAGGTCCGGGGAAGGGCATCGCGTACTGGCCCAAGACCGAGCGTCCTCGCGAGCGTCTCCTTGCGAAGGGCTCTGAGGCTCTTTCTGATGCCCATCTTCTCGCGATTCTGCTCAGAACCGGACGACGCGACTCTTCCGCGGTCCAAGTCGCGATCGAACTCCTTGACCGAATGGGAGGGCTTGGAGGATTGGCGGTGTGCGGCGTCGAAGAACTCTGTGCCGTCCCAGGCGTCGGTCCTGCAAAGGCCGCTCAACTCAGAGCTGCTCTGGAGTTGGGGAGACGTTCCCTCGCCGTTCCACTCTCGACCGGCACACGTATTTCCTCGAGCGCCGATCTTTTCAAACATTTCCATCCGGCGCTCCGGGATCTGAAACATGAAATCTTCAAAGTGGTGTTGCTCGACGCTAAAAATACCGTGGTCAAAGAGACTACCGTTTCTGAAGGAAGTCTGACGCTCAGCATCGTGCATCCACGCGAAGTCTTCGCCCTTGCCGTACGTGAATCGGCGGCTGCCGTCATCTTCCTTCACAACCATCCGAGCGGAGATCCTACTCCAAGCCAGGAGGATCGCCGATTGACCGAACGGTTGGTGGCCGCCGGCCACCTTCTAGGGATTCGTGTGTTGGACCATGTCATCGTCGGAGATGGCCGATATGTGAGTTTTGCCGATGAGGGATGGTTGACGGGGCAGCGCGACACCGACGACCGGTAAGGTGATATGCGCAATAATCCGGCATCCGAAATGTGAGGACAGGATGGTCTAAATCGCCATATTCAACCAAGGAGGGCATGCCATGGAAGCAGCCCGTGTGGAGCCCGTCAGAAATGTCGCGATCGTATCCAGCGCCGGTGCGGGCAAGACCTCTCTCAGCGAGGCCTTACTGTATGTCGGTGGAGTGATTCCTACGCTCGGTTCTGTAACGCAGGGGACCACCGTTTCGGACTTCGAGCCGGAAGAAATTCGTCATCGCAATTCGACCAGCACCAGCCTCCTCCAGTTCACGTGGAATCAAACCCATATCAATCTGATCGACCCACCAGGCGCGCTCGCGCTTCTTGGTGAACCCCTTGCCGCCTTACGAGCCATCGATGGGGTCATCCTTGTGGTAAGTGGAAGTATTGGGGTGAGGACAGAACTGGCGCGGCTTTGGACGAGAATCAAAGAGCTGGATCTCCCATGTCTTCTATTTGTCAATGGCCTGGACAAAGAGGGTTCATTGTTCGAGAGCGCTCTTGAGACCTGTCGCAAACAATTCGATTGTGCTCTGATCCCTTTGACGATACCGGTCAGGCAGGGGATGAATATGGATGGCGTGATTGACGTGCGATACGAGAAAGTTATCCGTTCTGGACCCGCCTCGCCCAAGATTGATCAGCTACCGATTCCAAGTGATTTTGATGGTATGTTCAGGGAAGCACACAAGCAGCTCGTGGAGGCGGTTGCAGAGACCGGAGACGCCCTACTGGAGACCTATCTCACCCAGGGTGATTTGAACCAAGAAGACCTTCTCCAGGGACTCAGACGCGATATTCACACGAGACAATTCCTTCCGGTGTATTGCGGATCTGCCGCTCAAAACGTGGGGGTGTGGTCGCTGCTCGACGCAATCGTTGCCGTATTACCTTCACCCAGCGAGCGTGGTGTGGACCATCCATGGCACGGCATCCAAGCGGAGACCGGCGAAGCCTGCGAGCGGAAGGGGAGCGGAGAAGAGCCGTTTTCTGCCTATGTGTTCAAGACCCTCATCGATCCTTTCGTGGGCCGGCTGTCCTATTGCCGTGTGCTATCGGGAACCGTCCAAGCGGACGCGACGGTGCTGAATGCGTCAAAACATGTGCGGGAAAAACTCGGCCATTTCTATAGGGTGCTGGGCAAACGTCACGTGGCCGTCGATTCAGCCAAGGCCGGGGACATCGTTGCCATCGGAAAACTCAAAGATACGCACACCGGTGACACGCTCTGTCACGAACATGACCCCATCTGCTATCCAGGGCTGAGTTTGCCGAAACCGATCTTGTCCTTCGCCATTGAAGCCAAATCGAAGGCGGAGATCGATAAGGTCAGTCTCGGCTTGCATAAACTCATCGAGGAAGATCCCACGCTGGAGTTCGCGCGCAATGCCGAGACCAAGGAGATGGTGCTCAGTGGTATGGGGCAGTTCCACATCGATTTGGCCCTCGAGAAACTCCACCGCAAATTCGGCGCCGACGTGACCTTGCACACACCGAAGATCCCTTACAGGGAGACGCTCAAGACAAAATCACAAGCACAAGGCAAATACAAGAAACAAACCGGCG is a genomic window containing:
- the purD gene encoding phosphoribosylamine--glycine ligase, with product MKILVVGSGGREHAIVWKLAQSPRKPILYCAPGNAGIASLATCVPLKSDDIAGLKDFALHEHIDLTVVGPEVPLALGMTDTFRKAKLRIFGPTRNAARLEASKIFSKDVMAQAKIRTARAKSFEKVADAMAYVDQHELPVVIKADGLAQGKGVIIATTHEQARHAIVDSMEKAVFGQAGKNVLIEQFLDGEELTIMAFTDGKTVVPMPPAQDHKRVGDGDTGLNTGGMGAYCPAPLGTAELQDRVTREVLQPMVDAMARLGSPFQGVLYAGLMVVKGTPYVLEFNARMGDPETQVVLPLLKTDLLEVIEAVVEHRLDQLTVDWHPDAAVCVVMAAGGYPGSYRQGTPISGLSSAASSENSMVFHAGTARQENDIVATGGRVLGVLGRGLTLSEAQRNAYRVVGTISFEGCHFRTDIAYRALKA
- a CDS encoding pyridoxal phosphate-dependent aminotransferase, with translation MKLAARVSRIAPSPTLAMAATAKAMAAQGLDVVDFSAGEPDFDTPEPVKAAAEAAIRAGFTKYTPASGIDELRGAIVDKLQVELGLRYEKSQILVSCGAKHSLYNLAEALLEAGDEIIIPIPYWVSYLDQALLNDATPILLSTKEEDGYAVHAAELERLITPRTKAIIVNSPCNPTGATYDRATLELIASVAVRHDLIVISDEIYEKILYDGTTHISIASLGPEIAARTVIINGVSKAYAMTGWRIGYAAGPKDLITAMANIQSQSTSNPCSISQKAAVAALRLGEPFTVKMVEEFSHRRNTIVDGLNKIPGVACRMPRGAFYAFPNIKGLLGKRSPSGMLKTPNDVAHFLLNEARIAVVPGEPFGSQEHLRLSYATSMTNITRGLERLGQAFAKLV
- the coaD gene encoding pantetheine-phosphate adenylyltransferase, yielding MKIGIYPGTFDPITHGHTDIITRSLRVFDKVVVAVAPNPSKHPLFNLPERLDMVTLVMKEFHQVDVTAFEGLLVDYVERSGAHAIIRGLRAISDFEHEFQMALVNRKLAKNVETVFLMPSEEYSYLSSTIIKDVAHHGGNLTEFLHPEVARRLQDRIRSLKS
- the rsmD gene encoding 16S rRNA (guanine(966)-N(2))-methyltransferase RsmD, with product MRVIAGTHRGRRLHGPRELALRPTSDRVREALFSILGNRLTNCRFLDLYAGTGAVGIEAISRGAEHVTSVEWNREVLKLLQQNVKLCHIGQQLEVKAQKVEQFLSRPDQWNGPYDIVFADPPYAQSHELLSLFQEPRTDHLFAADAWLVIEHAAKTTFPMSLGHTQLLRQYRYGDTTISLYSCPRTQQP
- the radC gene encoding DNA repair protein RadC — its product is MAPKGPGKGIAYWPKTERPRERLLAKGSEALSDAHLLAILLRTGRRDSSAVQVAIELLDRMGGLGGLAVCGVEELCAVPGVGPAKAAQLRAALELGRRSLAVPLSTGTRISSSADLFKHFHPALRDLKHEIFKVVLLDAKNTVVKETTVSEGSLTLSIVHPREVFALAVRESAAAVIFLHNHPSGDPTPSQEDRRLTERLVAAGHLLGIRVLDHVIVGDGRYVSFADEGWLTGQRDTDDR